The following coding sequences are from one Leptospira mayottensis 200901116 window:
- a CDS encoding aldolase/citrate lyase family protein, with protein MKEQLDRKLIELRRTLVSLTDQYPICGLKGGTETEDMDADEIRILHLVAKDLVPVTVKIGGPEARTDIRMLVKEEIEGICAPMIESSYALKNFIQTLKSMLTPVSYGKIFKSINLETITGYKNLLEIADSRPFVDLDQVTAARSDLSASMGLIPDDEEVMRVTKNIIYLSRERGKRTSVGGTITKSNFRKIAETIGPDLINSRHVVANAQDSLKKNPEEVAEAMLFFEIELYDLFSVLKPEKAFSYKNRMEMNRERIGARKVLYSIR; from the coding sequence GTGAAAGAGCAATTAGACCGCAAACTTATCGAACTCAGAAGAACCCTCGTTTCTCTTACCGATCAGTATCCAATCTGCGGATTGAAAGGCGGAACCGAAACAGAGGACATGGATGCGGATGAGATCCGAATTCTCCACTTGGTAGCAAAAGATTTAGTCCCAGTCACCGTAAAAATCGGAGGCCCCGAGGCAAGGACAGATATCCGAATGCTTGTCAAAGAGGAAATCGAAGGCATTTGCGCTCCTATGATCGAATCTTCCTACGCACTCAAAAATTTTATTCAGACATTAAAGAGTATGCTCACTCCGGTGAGCTACGGAAAAATTTTCAAATCGATCAATCTGGAAACGATCACGGGTTATAAAAATCTGCTGGAGATAGCGGATTCCCGCCCGTTTGTGGACTTAGACCAAGTTACTGCGGCTCGTTCCGATCTTTCCGCTTCCATGGGCCTAATTCCGGACGACGAAGAAGTAATGAGGGTCACAAAGAATATCATTTATCTCTCCAGAGAAAGAGGAAAAAGAACTTCCGTCGGCGGAACGATCACAAAATCCAATTTCAGAAAAATCGCAGAAACCATTGGTCCGGATCTTATCAATTCGAGGCATGTGGTAGCGAATGCTCAGGATTCTTTGAAAAAAAATCCGGAAGAAGTAGCCGAGGCAATGTTATTTTTTGAGATTGAGCTGTACGATCTTTTTTCCGTTTTAAAACCCGAAAAGGCGTTCTCCTATAAAAACAGAATGGAAATGAACAGAGAAAGAATCGGAGCCAGAAAGGTACTATATTCTATTCGGTAA